The following proteins come from a genomic window of Deltaproteobacteria bacterium:
- a CDS encoding glycosyltransferase family 1 protein gives MSQRRLKIVIVEPSGRRGLIHYAHGLCSALADAGHQVLLATSVDFETRGVEGGYEAMEVFDRLRPRVVKLLRFFTTLASTAPDVVHIQGAVHPALYLVLMKAARLVCGARIVYTAHEVAPVGKKGAIGGERTLTRLYAGADAVIVHAAPLAGELSERFGVPAEKVFVLPMGNNFFLSRIDDKIDSLTEGAGGGKTVLFFGIIEPRKGLMHLVRAFAHIRRRVPEARLRIVGQPYEDVTPYLEEIERLGIGDAVETSFGYVPMEEIPRHFRSAHVVVLPYTYTAQSAVVATAYAFSKPVVTTDVGGLPEMVEHGESGLLVPSGDEDRLADAVAAVLEDDGLRQRMGRRAGELAATRLGWDAIAKETLKVYGA, from the coding sequence GTGTCGCAGCGAAGACTGAAGATAGTGATCGTAGAGCCGAGCGGACGGCGCGGGCTCATCCACTACGCCCACGGCCTCTGCTCGGCGCTCGCCGACGCCGGCCACCAGGTGCTCCTGGCCACGTCGGTGGACTTCGAGACCAGGGGGGTCGAGGGCGGCTACGAGGCCATGGAGGTCTTCGACCGACTGCGGCCGAGGGTGGTGAAGCTGTTGCGTTTCTTCACAACCCTCGCCTCCACGGCCCCCGACGTGGTCCACATCCAGGGAGCCGTCCACCCGGCCCTGTACCTGGTGCTCATGAAGGCGGCGAGGCTCGTCTGCGGCGCGAGGATCGTGTACACGGCCCATGAAGTGGCCCCGGTGGGCAAGAAAGGGGCCATCGGGGGGGAACGCACGCTCACGAGGCTCTATGCCGGGGCCGACGCCGTCATAGTCCATGCGGCCCCCCTGGCCGGGGAGCTCTCGGAGAGGTTCGGCGTGCCCGCCGAGAAGGTCTTCGTCCTGCCCATGGGAAACAACTTCTTTTTGAGCCGGATCGATGATAAAATAGATTCTTTGACGGAAGGGGCCGGAGGCGGGAAGACGGTCCTCTTCTTCGGCATCATAGAGCCCCGCAAGGGGCTCATGCACCTGGTGAGGGCCTTCGCCCACATAAGGCGCCGCGTTCCGGAGGCGAGACTGCGCATAGTGGGTCAGCCCTACGAGGACGTAACGCCCTATCTCGAGGAGATAGAGCGGCTCGGCATCGGCGACGCCGTGGAGACGAGCTTCGGCTACGTGCCCATGGAAGAGATCCCCCGCCACTTCAGGTCGGCCCACGTGGTGGTGCTCCCCTACACCTACACGGCCCAGAGCGCCGTCGTGGCCACGGCCTACGCCTTTTCAAAGCCCGTGGTGACGACGGACGTGGGCGGACTCCCGGAGATGGTCGAGCACGGAGAAAGCGGACTGCTCGTCCCGTCGGGCGACGAAGACAGGCTCGCCGACGCCGTGGCCGCCGTTCTCGAGGACGACGGGCTGCGCCAGAGGATGGGCAGGCGGGCCGGCGAGCTCGCCGCGACGAGACTGGGCTGGGACGCCATAGCAAAGGAGACCCTCAAGGTCTATGGGGCGTGA
- a CDS encoding glycosyltransferase family 2 protein has product MGREPELSIAVPLYNEEENIERVIGELTERLDKEGVDYELVLVNNGSRDATPSLIERMASENERIRPVHLRENQGYGGGILAGLRLCRGRWVGYMWGDDQVVADDVLRVFRELRDGRLDLCKARRVERHDGLQRRLITKTYNAVFPLFFKVSTTDVNGCPKLMRREVFEALRIRSTDWFIDAEIMIKAERRGLAVGEVPVVFHERKKGSSSVNYRTVLEFIANMFRHRFNGFFDE; this is encoded by the coding sequence ATGGGGCGTGAACCGGAACTTTCCATAGCCGTCCCCCTCTACAACGAGGAGGAGAACATCGAGCGCGTCATAGGAGAGCTCACCGAGCGGCTCGACAAAGAGGGCGTCGACTACGAGCTCGTGCTCGTCAACAACGGCTCCCGCGACGCCACGCCCTCGCTCATAGAGCGCATGGCCTCGGAGAACGAGAGGATAAGACCCGTACACCTCAGGGAAAACCAGGGCTACGGCGGCGGCATACTGGCCGGGCTCCGGCTGTGCCGGGGCCGCTGGGTGGGCTACATGTGGGGAGACGACCAGGTCGTGGCCGACGACGTGCTCCGCGTCTTCAGGGAGCTTCGGGACGGAAGGCTCGACCTCTGCAAGGCGCGCCGCGTGGAGCGCCACGACGGCCTCCAGAGAAGGCTCATAACCAAGACCTACAACGCCGTCTTCCCGCTCTTCTTCAAGGTCTCGACCACCGACGTCAACGGCTGTCCCAAGCTCATGCGCCGCGAAGTCTTCGAGGCGCTCCGCATAAGGAGCACCGACTGGTTCATAGACGCCGAGATAATGATAAAGGCCGAGCGCAGGGGGCTTGCCGTCGGCGAGGTGCCGGTCGTCTTCCACGAAAGAAAAAAGGGATCGTCGAGCGTCAACTACAGGACGGTGCTGGAGTTCATCGCCAACATGTTCAGGCACAGGTTCAACGGCTTCTTCGACGAGTGA
- the rfbF gene encoding glucose-1-phosphate cytidylyltransferase, which yields MQVVILCGGMGTRLKEETEFRPKPMVEIGGKPILWHIMKIYSHYGFKEFILCLGYKGSIIKEYFLNYEYMTNDFTIELGSEKSITVHNARNNHDWKVTLAETGLDTLTGGRIKRIEKYIEGDTFFATYGDGLADIDIRELLAFHRRSGKTATLTGFHPISRFGVIEVDKDYTVERFREKPRLDGLISGGFFVFNRKIFDYIDGDDSILERQPMHRLAEERQLAMYHHQGFWHSMDTYRDFLDLNRMWEEGKTPWKVWNDD from the coding sequence ATGCAGGTAGTGATCCTATGCGGCGGCATGGGCACGCGGCTCAAGGAGGAGACCGAGTTCAGGCCCAAGCCCATGGTCGAGATAGGCGGAAAGCCCATACTGTGGCACATAATGAAGATATACTCCCATTACGGCTTCAAGGAGTTCATACTGTGCCTCGGCTACAAGGGCTCGATAATAAAGGAATACTTCCTCAACTACGAGTACATGACAAACGACTTCACCATCGAGCTCGGCTCGGAGAAGAGCATAACCGTCCACAACGCCCGCAACAACCACGACTGGAAGGTGACGCTCGCCGAGACGGGCCTCGACACCCTTACGGGCGGCAGGATAAAGCGCATCGAGAAGTACATCGAGGGCGACACCTTCTTCGCCACCTACGGTGACGGCCTGGCCGACATAGACATACGCGAGCTGCTGGCCTTCCACCGCCGCTCGGGCAAGACGGCCACGCTCACGGGCTTCCATCCCATAAGCCGCTTCGGCGTGATAGAGGTCGACAAGGACTACACGGTCGAGAGGTTCAGGGAAAAACCCAGGCTCGACGGGCTCATAAGCGGCGGCTTCTTCGTCTTCAACAGGAAGATATTCGACTACATCGACGGCGACGACTCGATACTGGAGCGCCAGCCCATGCACAGGCTCGCCGAGGAGCGCCAGCTCGCCATGTACCACCACCAGGGCTTCTGGCACTCCATGGACACATACAGGGACTTTCTCGACCTCAACAGGATGTGGGAGGAGGGAAAGACGCCGTGGAAGGTATGGAACGATGATTAG
- a CDS encoding NAD-dependent epimerase/dehydratase family protein: MIRDGFWKDRNVFVTGCTGLLGSWLTMALVEAGANVTGLVRDHVPRSNLKWSGFDEAINIVRGPVEDYELVLRAMNEYEVETCFHLAAQTIVGIANRSPLSTFETNIKGTWCLLEAARHTPTLRRIVVASSDKAYGEQSELPYREDAPLLGLHPYDASKSCTDILARTYFHTYGLPVAVSRCGNIYGGGDINFNRLIPGTMRSLYYGERPVIRSDGTPLRDYIFVKDAVSAYLTLARALDRGEIRGQAFNFAPERPVSVAELVALMTKVSGKTHIEPDVRGKGRPDGEIYHQYLSCEKAGKMLGWRPAHTLEEGLAETYRWYRAFFDEAERKRHEDP; the protein is encoded by the coding sequence ATGATTAGGGACGGCTTCTGGAAGGACAGGAACGTCTTCGTCACCGGCTGTACGGGGCTGCTCGGCTCGTGGCTCACCATGGCGCTCGTCGAGGCCGGCGCCAACGTGACGGGCCTTGTGCGCGACCACGTGCCGCGCTCGAATCTCAAGTGGAGCGGCTTCGACGAGGCCATAAACATCGTGCGCGGCCCGGTGGAGGATTACGAACTGGTGCTGCGGGCCATGAACGAGTACGAGGTGGAGACGTGCTTCCACCTGGCGGCCCAGACCATCGTGGGCATAGCCAACAGGTCGCCGCTCTCCACCTTCGAGACCAACATCAAGGGCACGTGGTGTCTTCTCGAGGCGGCGCGTCATACGCCCACGCTGCGGCGCATCGTCGTGGCCTCCAGCGACAAGGCCTACGGCGAACAGAGCGAGCTCCCCTACAGGGAGGACGCGCCGCTTCTGGGGCTCCATCCCTACGACGCCTCCAAGAGCTGCACCGACATACTGGCCCGCACCTACTTCCACACCTACGGCCTGCCCGTGGCCGTGAGCCGCTGCGGCAACATCTACGGCGGCGGCGACATCAACTTCAACCGCCTCATCCCCGGCACCATGCGCTCGCTCTACTACGGCGAAAGGCCCGTAATAAGGAGCGACGGCACGCCGCTGCGCGACTACATCTTCGTCAAGGACGCCGTCTCGGCCTACCTGACCCTCGCAAGGGCCCTCGACCGCGGGGAGATCCGCGGCCAGGCCTTCAACTTCGCGCCCGAGCGGCCCGTGAGCGTGGCCGAGCTGGTGGCCCTCATGACGAAGGTCTCCGGCAAGACCCACATCGAGCCCGATGTGCGCGGCAAGGGACGCCCCGACGGAGAGATATACCACCAGTACCTCTCGTGCGAGAAGGCCGGGAAGATGCTCGGCTGGAGGCCGGCCCACACCCTCGAGGAGGGGCTGGCCGAGACCTACAGGTGGTACAGGGCCTTCTTCGATGAAGCGGAGCGCAAGAGGCATGAAGACCCTTGA
- a CDS encoding NAD-dependent epimerase/dehydratase family protein, whose amino-acid sequence MKRSARGMKTLEGKKVLVTGATGFIGSHLVRAALEAGAETAALARPGSSLSRLSGVLDRVELVRADLLDRRTLTETVRSLRPQVIFHLAAVTDVSRGLASLDRSLADLRAAMNVVCAVEAAGTERLVHTGTCEEYGDNEAPFTEDQPPNPVSPYSASKAAATLYLRMFHKTTGLPVVILRPFLTYGPGQSPRRLLSQAMLSALTGRALDMTAGEQTREFNYVSDVVDGIMRAAAAEGVEGEIINIGCGEERRVRDVVEEVYRAAGAPLNVRFGALPYREGEAMRFYCDNSKARRLLGWRPGVGLAEGIRLTLRWLEEEGLEAEREEQGR is encoded by the coding sequence ATGAAGCGGAGCGCAAGAGGCATGAAGACCCTTGAAGGAAAGAAGGTCCTCGTAACGGGCGCCACGGGCTTTATCGGCTCCCACCTGGTTCGCGCGGCCCTCGAGGCGGGCGCCGAGACGGCGGCCCTTGCAAGGCCCGGCTCGTCGCTTTCAAGACTGTCCGGCGTGCTCGACAGGGTCGAGCTCGTCCGCGCCGACCTCCTCGACCGCCGCACCCTCACCGAGACGGTGCGCTCGCTCAGGCCCCAAGTGATCTTCCACCTCGCGGCCGTCACCGACGTAAGCCGGGGGCTTGCAAGCCTCGACAGATCGCTTGCCGACCTCCGGGCGGCCATGAACGTGGTGTGCGCCGTGGAGGCCGCGGGGACGGAGAGACTCGTCCATACCGGCACGTGCGAGGAGTACGGCGACAACGAAGCGCCCTTCACCGAGGACCAGCCGCCGAACCCCGTCTCGCCCTACTCGGCGTCCAAGGCGGCGGCCACCCTCTATCTTCGCATGTTCCACAAGACCACGGGGCTGCCGGTCGTCATACTGAGGCCCTTTCTCACATACGGGCCGGGCCAGAGCCCCCGCCGGCTCCTCTCGCAGGCCATGCTCTCGGCCCTCACGGGCCGCGCTCTCGACATGACGGCCGGCGAGCAGACAAGGGAGTTCAACTACGTAAGCGACGTGGTCGACGGCATCATGAGGGCCGCCGCGGCCGAAGGGGTCGAGGGCGAGATAATAAACATAGGATGCGGCGAGGAGCGCAGGGTGCGCGACGTGGTGGAGGAGGTCTACCGCGCCGCCGGAGCGCCGCTCAACGTGCGCTTCGGCGCCCTCCCCTACAGAGAGGGCGAGGCCATGCGCTTTTACTGCGACAACTCGAAGGCGCGAAGGCTTCTGGGCTGGCGGCCGGGGGTCGGCCTTGCCGAGGGCATAAGGCTCACCCTGCGCTGGCTCGAGGAAGAAGGGCTCGAGGCGGAAAGGGAGGAACAAGGGCGATGA
- a CDS encoding cupin domain-containing protein gives MSAAMDGVEIIRLRRREDSRGWLLKILMRHQLGGSERFGEIYVTTARPGESKGGHFHELTTEWFALVRGSGVLTLEDKTTGERRTVELSEEEPVTVRVPPMVAHTVKNTGRGMLYLLAYSDRPYDPEATDTYAVEL, from the coding sequence ATGAGCGCCGCCATGGACGGCGTCGAGATTATAAGGCTTCGGCGCCGCGAGGACAGCCGGGGCTGGCTTCTCAAGATACTCATGCGCCACCAGTTGGGCGGCTCCGAACGCTTCGGCGAGATATACGTCACCACGGCCCGGCCTGGCGAGAGCAAGGGGGGCCACTTTCACGAGCTCACAACCGAGTGGTTCGCCCTCGTAAGGGGCAGCGGGGTTCTGACGCTGGAGGACAAGACGACCGGAGAGCGCCGCACGGTGGAGCTCTCCGAGGAGGAGCCGGTGACGGTGAGGGTGCCGCCGATGGTGGCCCACACGGTGAAGAACACGGGCCGGGGGATGCTCTATCTGCTGGCCTACTCGGACAGGCCCTACGATCCCGAGGCGACGGACACCTACGCCGTCGAGCTGTAG
- a CDS encoding glycosyltransferase, translating into MCAPKVSVVIPVYNGAAVIGRCIEALKDQDYPRRDYEIIAVDDGSTDATPRILDELGVRWARQPNAGPASARNRGARMASGDIILFIDSDCVALRNWISEMVRPFSDPQVAAVKGSYRTEQKGLTARFVQAEFEERYRLQERFRYIDFVDSYSAAFRRSVFLDSGGFDEGFPVADHEDVDLSYRLAALGHKMVFNRAAVVTHTHPDSPCRYFRTKMRRGWWRMVVYKRYPEKMARDTYTPQTLKAQILLVYAMAGSLAAAAFDAALLPLAAAAPVAFLATTVPFCLKTAAFDRGAALAAPAFLLLRASAFAIGVIGGVIAGRVRPAGGED; encoded by the coding sequence ATGTGTGCTCCGAAGGTCTCGGTCGTCATACCGGTCTATAACGGCGCCGCCGTCATAGGGCGCTGCATAGAGGCGCTGAAAGACCAGGACTACCCGCGGCGGGACTACGAGATAATAGCCGTCGACGACGGCTCGACCGATGCGACACCGCGCATACTCGACGAGCTGGGCGTGCGGTGGGCGCGCCAGCCCAACGCCGGGCCGGCGTCGGCGCGAAACCGCGGGGCCCGCATGGCCTCGGGCGATATAATACTCTTCATCGACTCCGACTGCGTGGCGCTTCGCAACTGGATAAGCGAAATGGTCCGCCCCTTCTCGGACCCCCAGGTGGCGGCCGTCAAGGGCTCCTACAGGACGGAACAGAAGGGACTGACGGCGCGGTTCGTCCAGGCCGAGTTCGAGGAGCGCTACAGGCTCCAGGAGCGCTTCCGCTATATCGACTTCGTCGACTCCTACTCGGCCGCCTTCAGGCGAAGCGTCTTCCTCGACTCCGGCGGCTTCGACGAGGGCTTCCCCGTGGCCGACCACGAGGACGTGGACCTATCCTACAGGCTCGCGGCCCTGGGCCACAAGATGGTCTTCAACCGCGCCGCCGTCGTGACCCACACCCATCCCGACAGCCCCTGCCGCTACTTCAGGACCAAGATGCGGCGCGGCTGGTGGAGGATGGTGGTCTACAAGAGGTACCCGGAAAAGATGGCCAGGGACACCTACACGCCCCAGACGCTCAAGGCGCAGATCCTCCTCGTCTACGCCATGGCGGGCTCGCTTGCGGCCGCCGCCTTCGACGCGGCCCTCCTTCCCCTCGCTGCGGCGGCGCCCGTTGCGTTCCTCGCAACGACCGTCCCCTTCTGCCTGAAGACGGCCGCCTTCGACCGCGGCGCGGCCCTTGCGGCCCCGGCCTTCCTGCTGCTTCGGGCCTCGGCCTTCGCCATCGGCGTGATCGGCGGGGTGATCGCGGGAAGGGTGCGCCCCGCCGGCGGTGAGGACTGA
- a CDS encoding sugar transferase, with protein sequence MFKTKRYLSPLVLVFCDAMAVTAAVYASFVLRITLNPFFTLQFDMEKVRDFFMDPLIIIVIWIFISTQVGSYNINTIGSFKNWVNTLKANVFTMVLLITLSFILKREELSRSLIVFFFLFNIPSVGLFRFLGLKVLSWFKEKGLWGDRIAILGTNRQSREIARLFEERGHLGSIFLGFVEMDGTGGGRPEEREGPGGAPVLGRIDEIEGVLARHGINMVIYVDKRLDEKELVRLVDLCDRRDVSFEVLPDLYNLTESTINFNEIAGVPLIQLRGFCLPADALLAKRVIEYLITVVLTVAALPVFAIVAVLIKLESEGPVLFKQQRYGRKGRVFTMYKFRSMYADAERLRPELAERNEKSGYIFKMKDDPRVTRVGRFIRRYSIDEMPQFFNILKGEMSLVGPRPLPVKDLADIESSEYGEWFKYRSQLWPGLTGLWQVSGRSETDFEDIVKYDLYYIQNWSLLLDLRIMLQTVFVVLKGYGAY encoded by the coding sequence GTGTTCAAGACCAAGAGATACCTGTCGCCGCTCGTGCTCGTCTTCTGCGACGCCATGGCCGTCACGGCGGCCGTGTACGCAAGCTTCGTACTGCGCATAACGCTCAACCCCTTCTTCACACTCCAGTTCGACATGGAGAAGGTGAGGGATTTCTTCATGGATCCCCTCATCATCATCGTCATATGGATATTCATCTCCACGCAGGTAGGCTCCTACAACATCAACACCATCGGCTCCTTCAAGAACTGGGTGAACACCCTCAAGGCCAACGTCTTCACCATGGTCCTTCTCATCACCCTCTCCTTCATCCTCAAGCGCGAGGAGCTCTCGCGCTCGCTCATCGTATTCTTCTTCCTCTTCAACATCCCCTCGGTCGGCCTCTTCCGTTTCCTGGGGCTCAAGGTCCTCTCGTGGTTCAAGGAAAAGGGGCTGTGGGGCGACAGGATCGCCATACTTGGCACGAACCGCCAGAGCCGGGAGATAGCCAGGCTCTTCGAGGAACGGGGGCACCTGGGCTCGATATTCCTCGGCTTCGTGGAGATGGACGGCACCGGCGGCGGGCGGCCGGAAGAGAGGGAAGGTCCCGGCGGCGCGCCGGTGCTGGGCCGCATAGACGAGATCGAGGGGGTCCTGGCGCGCCACGGCATAAACATGGTCATCTATGTGGACAAGCGGCTCGACGAGAAGGAGCTGGTAAGGCTCGTGGACCTCTGCGACCGCCGGGACGTGAGCTTCGAGGTCCTCCCCGACCTCTACAACCTGACCGAGAGCACCATAAACTTCAACGAGATAGCGGGCGTGCCGCTCATCCAGCTCAGGGGGTTCTGCCTGCCGGCCGACGCCCTGCTTGCAAAGCGCGTCATCGAGTACCTTATCACCGTCGTGCTGACCGTGGCAGCACTGCCCGTCTTCGCCATCGTCGCGGTCCTCATAAAGCTCGAGAGCGAAGGGCCGGTCCTCTTCAAGCAGCAGCGCTACGGCCGCAAGGGACGGGTCTTCACCATGTACAAGTTCCGCTCCATGTACGCCGACGCCGAAAGACTCCGCCCCGAGCTTGCGGAGCGCAACGAGAAGAGCGGATACATCTTCAAGATGAAGGACGACCCCAGGGTGACACGGGTGGGCAGGTTCATAAGGCGCTACAGCATAGACGAGATGCCCCAGTTCTTCAACATCCTGAAGGGCGAGATGTCGCTCGTGGGACCGAGGCCGCTTCCCGTAAAGGACCTGGCCGACATAGAGTCGAGCGAGTACGGCGAGTGGTTCAAGTACCGCTCCCAGTTGTGGCCTGGCCTTACGGGCCTGTGGCAGGTGAGCGGCAGAAGCGAAACGGACTTCGAGGACATCGTGAAGTACGACCTCTACTACATACAGAACTGGTCGCTGCTTCTGGACCTGCGCATCATGCTCCAGACCGTCTTCGTCGTGCTCAAGGGCTACGGGGCGTACTGA
- a CDS encoding SGNH/GDSL hydrolase family protein: protein MKNPRDILVNAAILCASLLVFFIAAETVTRLVISRSAPNREVSMKRIFVPLDGPRVYGLRPGASFLGYRINSLGLRDDEVSVEKPAGTVRIISLGDSIAFGQGVKDKDDVVSEVIEALAPRRLGRPVEVVNAGVPGYNTAQELAYLEERLLKLDPDLVILHVCLNDADPVELEHETQTLFTPPSDLEGYNLNIRTLVNMSYFLRLVKAKLLALSPSLRNRAVNMRVGEAAWSAMKERMARMKQLLDGRGVGLLVLIYPWQVQLEVDRAAVEPQKDLGRFLEEAGIEYIDLYDRFKAAAAEGAPLFFEDGVHPTEKGHAIAARAALEAVVSGLGP from the coding sequence TTGAAAAACCCGAGAGATATACTCGTCAACGCGGCGATTCTGTGCGCCTCGCTCCTTGTCTTCTTCATCGCCGCCGAGACCGTGACCCGTCTTGTCATAAGCCGCAGCGCGCCGAACCGGGAGGTCTCGATGAAGCGCATCTTCGTCCCCCTGGACGGGCCGCGGGTCTACGGCCTGCGCCCCGGCGCCTCGTTTCTGGGCTACCGCATAAACTCCCTCGGTCTCCGGGACGACGAAGTGAGCGTAGAGAAGCCGGCAGGCACGGTGAGGATAATAAGCCTCGGCGACTCCATCGCCTTCGGCCAGGGCGTAAAGGACAAGGACGACGTGGTGAGCGAGGTCATCGAGGCCCTCGCCCCGCGGCGTCTCGGCCGGCCCGTGGAAGTTGTGAACGCTGGCGTGCCGGGCTACAACACGGCCCAGGAGCTCGCCTATCTCGAGGAACGCCTCCTGAAGCTCGACCCCGACCTGGTGATCCTCCACGTCTGCTTGAACGACGCCGACCCCGTGGAGCTCGAGCACGAGACCCAGACGCTCTTCACCCCGCCTTCGGACCTCGAGGGCTACAACCTCAACATAAGGACCCTCGTAAACATGTCCTACTTCCTGAGGCTCGTAAAGGCCAAGCTCCTCGCTCTGAGCCCCTCGCTTCGCAACAGGGCCGTCAACATGCGTGTCGGCGAGGCCGCGTGGTCGGCGATGAAGGAGCGGATGGCCCGGATGAAACAACTTCTCGACGGTCGGGGCGTGGGACTTCTCGTCCTCATCTACCCGTGGCAGGTCCAGCTCGAGGTGGACAGGGCGGCCGTGGAGCCCCAGAAGGACCTTGGCCGCTTCCTCGAGGAGGCGGGGATCGAGTACATCGACCTCTACGACCGCTTCAAGGCGGCGGCCGCAGAGGGCGCCCCCCTCTTCTTCGAGGACGGCGTCCACCCGACGGAGAAGGGCCACGCCATAGCGGCCCGCGCAGCCCTCGAGGCCGTCGTCTCCGGGCTCGGCCCCTGA
- a CDS encoding glycosyltransferase family 2 protein yields the protein MKLSVVIPVFNERATIREIVDRVKAVDIDKEIILVDDFSADGTREILREMAEGGEKVFFHDRNMGKGAALRTGFRHATGDYTIVQDADLEYDPEDYHRLLAPVLKGKAVVVYGSRFTGEHRNMFYHHWIGNKFLTFVTNVLYNTTLSDMETCYKLFRTDIIKSIDFKSNRFNFEPEITAKILKRGIRIYEVPISYAGREFEEGKKITWVDGFSALWTLIKYRFVD from the coding sequence ATGAAGCTGTCGGTAGTGATTCCGGTCTTCAACGAGAGGGCCACCATAAGAGAGATAGTGGATCGGGTCAAGGCCGTCGACATCGACAAGGAGATAATTCTTGTCGACGACTTCTCCGCCGACGGCACGCGCGAGATACTGCGCGAGATGGCGGAAGGGGGCGAGAAGGTCTTTTTCCACGACAGGAACATGGGCAAGGGCGCTGCGCTGCGCACGGGCTTCCGGCACGCAACGGGCGACTACACCATAGTGCAGGACGCCGACCTCGAGTACGACCCCGAGGACTACCACAGGCTCCTCGCCCCCGTGCTCAAGGGCAAGGCCGTCGTCGTCTACGGCTCGCGCTTCACCGGCGAGCACCGCAACATGTTCTACCACCACTGGATCGGCAACAAGTTCCTCACCTTCGTGACCAACGTCCTCTACAACACCACGCTAAGCGACATGGAGACCTGCTACAAGCTCTTCAGGACCGACATAATAAAGTCCATAGACTTCAAGTCCAACCGCTTCAACTTCGAGCCCGAGATAACGGCCAAGATACTCAAGCGGGGCATCCGCATCTACGAGGTGCCCATCTCCTATGCCGGCAGGGAGTTCGAGGAGGGGAAGAAGATAACCTGGGTCGACGGCTTCTCGGCCCTGTGGACGCTCATAAAGTACCGCTTCGTCGACTGA
- a CDS encoding helix-turn-helix domain-containing protein: MRTGWHEYQSGVSIRRGTQQNTSYLIYHIAHDCQVILRTGVNMPTLGNRIRHIRDEILRLNQASFANMLGFSRAATISDYEKNKRNPDIVTLRKIAKLGSVTLDWLLTGKPPKSILEIVHDEHMEEYVKGTSCDDYCKVPVFDMNMLPGPDSIPGRLPIEMTLVPKKDVTDRMIWLRFSGESMEPTIADGAVLGVDRGEKRLLNGKVYLVWLSYEGVTVKRVFIDPKRIILASDNQSFPKTTMPVKKFDERLIIGRVVWVHQRLR; this comes from the coding sequence ATGAGGACGGGATGGCACGAATATCAGAGCGGCGTTTCAATCCGGCGGGGGACGCAACAGAACACATCTTATTTAATTTACCATATCGCGCATGATTGTCAAGTTATTTTACGTACAGGTGTAAACATGCCCACCCTCGGTAACAGGATAAGGCACATCCGTGACGAGATACTGCGGTTGAACCAGGCCTCTTTCGCCAACATGCTCGGCTTCTCCAGGGCCGCCACCATCAGCGACTACGAAAAGAACAAACGCAACCCCGACATCGTCACTTTGAGAAAGATCGCCAAGCTCGGCTCGGTGACCCTCGACTGGCTCCTCACGGGCAAGCCGCCCAAGTCCATCCTCGAGATAGTCCACGACGAACACATGGAAGAGTACGTCAAGGGCACGTCGTGCGACGATTACTGCAAGGTGCCGGTCTTCGACATGAACATGCTCCCCGGTCCCGACTCCATACCGGGCCGCCTCCCCATCGAGATGACGCTCGTGCCGAAAAAAGACGTGACAGACCGGATGATCTGGCTGCGCTTCAGCGGTGAGAGCATGGAGCCCACCATAGCCGACGGCGCCGTACTCGGCGTGGACAGAGGAGAAAAGAGGCTCCTCAACGGCAAGGTCTACCTCGTCTGGCTCAGCTACGAGGGGGTGACGGTAAAGAGGGTCTTCATCGACCCGAAACGCATAATACTCGCCTCCGACAACCAGTCTTTCCCCAAGACCACGATGCCCGTAAAGAAGTTCGACGAAAGGCTGATCATCGGCCGTGTGGTCTGGGTCCACCAGAGGCTGCGGTAG